The sequence below is a genomic window from bacterium 336/3.
AATCATTGTGATAACTAACATTCCTAAAAAAACTCGTACAAAAACCGAGAGCCATGTTATATGCATCCAAACATCTGAAAACTCTGTAATAGGCAAATTTGGAATAGGTATTCCTGACCTTCTTATTTCTCCTTTTATAAACTTTGTCATGAAATAATCAAAAGAAGAAGCTATTAGGAGAATACCTCCTATATGCAAGGCAAGCATTATCCAAAAACTACGATAACGGCGTAACTTAATCCACTCTATTTGAAGCAGTTGAATCATATTTTAATCGTTGAGCAATTCTAAAAATTTCTTCTCTAAACTTGTATGATGGGCATTGATTTGAGACAAAATAACACCTTGTTCATAGAAATATTTATTGAGGCTTGCTCCTGTTATATCATCAGAACAAGCAAGAATCAAAGAGGTATCTGTTTTATCTATTTTATGAATGATATTCCAATTTTTAGCTACTTCTTCCAGTTTTTGAAGGCTATCAGACTTTACTTCAAACGAATTTTGATTACCCAATAAATCAGCCACTTTGCCTTCATACAAAAGCTTTCCAGACCTCATGACAATCATGTGGTTACAAACTTTTTCTACTTCATCTAAAAGATGGCTGGCTAAAATGATGGTTTTTCCTTGTTTAGCAATATCTCTAATTAAGTTTCGTATATCTGCAATACCTTGAGGATCAAGACCATTGGTGGGTTCATCTAAAATAAGCACTTCGGGATCTGCTATCAGGGCTGCTGCAATAGCCAAACGTTGTTTCATACCCAATGAAAAAGTACTAAAAGCATAGTCTTTTCTTTCATAAAGTCCTACGGTTTTCAGTACTGATTCAATATTTTTTTCGTTAGCTTGTTTTATTTTAGCAACAATCAGCAAATTATCTACAGCAGAAAGGTAAGGATAGAAAGTTGGTGTTTCTAAAATTGCTCCTATTTTTCTGCGTAAAGAGGCTTTAGGGCTTTCTCCAAACCAACTATAATCTCCTGATGTTGAATTAATTACACCTAAAACCATTCCCAAAGTAGTCGTTTTTCCACTTCCATTGGGTCCCAAAATTCCAAAGATACTTTGTTTAGGCACAGAAAAACTCAAGTCGTTTACAGCCTTGATTTTTCCATAATTTTTAGATAAATGATTAATCGTTAAAACAGACTCCAAATCAGTTGAATTTAATATTGAGTATTAATTTTTCAAAGCATCTATAAACTCCTTGATAGCAGGATGTTCTAAATCTTCAGGAACATCAATGCAATAACTTTCTATATCTGTAATAGTAACACGAATATTAAAACTATTTTCAAGCCAACGCAATTGTTCTAAGCCCTCAGCTTGTTCTAAATTAGAAGGATCAAGTTGTGTAATTTTCTCCAAAACATCACTTCTGTAAGCATACATACCTATATGCTTATAAAAGTCAAATTTCTGAAGCCACTGCTCTTTAGGAATTTGATGTAAATAAGGGATAGGGTGACGACTGAAATAAACAGCTTCCCATTCAGCATCAATGACTACTTTTACTTCATTAGGGTCAAATAAAGTTTCATCATCATCTATTTTTTTAATAAGTGTGGCTAGTTCCACACCTTTTCTATCTAACAGAACATGAGCCAATGTATCTATTTGTTCTGGTTGAATAAATGGCTCATCTCCTTGTATATTGAGTACATAGTCAAAACTACCTTCTATTTTTTGAAGAGCCTCAAAACAACGATCTGTACCACTTGGATGTTTGGTGGATGTCATAATTGCTTCTCCTCCAAAATCAATCACATGCTCATAAATTTTTTTGTGGTCCGTAGCGACCACCAATTTTGATAAAGAATTTGATTGAATAGCCTGCTCATATACACGCTGAACCATTGATTTTCCTTTAATTTCATGTAATGCTTTTGCAGGAAAACGAGTGGAAGCATAACGAGCGGGTATTACTCCTAAAATGGAAGTCATAAAATTATGGTAATAATTGGTTTTGTTTCAAAAGTAGTCAAAAATATATTTTTACCAAAGAATACCTTATAAAATGTATTTTTTCATATACTCAGGAAAAAAAAATATTCGTTTATTGTTGCACCCTTTCCAAAATCTTTAAATTTGGATGAGTCTTTCATTTAACTTTAAAAACTTTATGAAGAAAAATGTTTTGTTCGTCTTTTTGTTTTTTTCATTTGGATTATTGGTACAGGCTCAGGATAAAAAACTGATAAAAGAAGCCCTTGACAACTATTTTCAAGGCTATATTCAGAATGATTCTGTTATTTTACAGAAATCGTTTGAACTTGATTATGGGCATATGAAAGGGATTGGTAAAAATAAGCTCTCTCAAGATAGCCTCTGGACAAGAAATTTTGATGTGGTTGTGAGGCGTTGGGCAACCAAAACACCTTTTACAGATGCTCAGAAAAAGAAAAGTTATTACAAAATCTTGTCTTTGGATATTGTAGAAGAAAAAATGGCTGTTGTAAAAATCAAAATACAACTTGGTGATCGTCTGTTTATTGACTATTTGTCTCTATATAAAATCAATGGTATTTGGAAAATTGTCAATAAAATATTTGTAGAACTTCCTGCTTCTAACAAAAATTAATTTAAAAATTTTAGATATATGCAAAAAAATGCTCTGCTAATTATTGATGCTCAATATGATTTTTGCAACCCTAAAGGGGCTTTATATGTGCAAGGGGCAGACAAAGATATGGAACGATTGTCTCAGTTTATTCAAAATAATATTTTCCAACTCCATCAGATTTTTTTAAGCATTGATAATCACACCATTAATGATATTGCTCATCCGAGTTTTTGGGAAGATAACCACAAAAAACACCCTACTCCTTTTACACAAATTATAAGCCAAGATGTACGTACAGGCAAATGGAAAGCTCGTTTCGAGCCTGAGAAAAGCCTTGAATATTTAGAAAAACTTGAAAAAGATGGAAAATTCATACATTTTATTTGGAATCCTCATTGTTTGATTGGGTCTTTGGGGGCATCTATAGATGAAAGAATTATGCAAGCTACACTGGCTTGGTCTAAGGTTTCAGGAAAAGATTATATTGCTTTTTATAAAGGCATGTACCCATATTCTGAGCATTTTGGTATCTTTGCAGCCCAAATTCCTGATGAAACTGTTGTAGAAACTCAATTAAACAAAAACCTGATTAACAGTCTTTTGCAATATGAGAAAGTTTATGTAGCTGGTGAAGCCAAATCACATTGTGTGGCTACAAGCATCCAGCAAGCCATTGATTTTGCCCCTGAACTAGTTCAAAAAATGGTAATTATAGAAGATTGTATGTCTGATGTAGCAGGTTTAGGGTATTTAGGTGAGCCAGTTTACAAAAAAGCCAAAGCTCTTGGAGTAGCATTCATTAATTCTAAAACTTTTATTTAGATTTCTAAGCAGTTATTTGGTTGATAAAAAATGGTTGTAGAGGAATTCATGGCTACAATTGGTGTATTTCCAACAAAATCTATCCTTTTATAACCTCTTTCATTTAAAAAATCTGTACCTTTCTGATAATCAGGTCTATCACTATTATCTAAAATAATGATTCCTCCCTCTTTTAAATACTTTTCTGATTGAATAATACAATGATTTCTATCTCTTCCATCTACAATTACAATATCATATAATTTGGAAGTTTCTGCAATAGCTTGAGCATATTTACCATTTTCATCTTCTTGAACAGAATGATATGTAATGGTTACTGTTTTAGGCATTTTTGGACGCAAATACTCCACCCAATTTTTATCTCCTTCTACTGCATCAACTGATTTTACTCTTTCAGCTAACCATAATGTAGAATTACCACATCCATATTCAAATATATCAAAGTGAGGTTTTAGTCTGTTCTGTAAAAAATGAATAGCACTATAAGTAAACCAAGGTATAGGTTTTTTATGATTATCAACTGATTGCTTTGTATAAAAGCTTTTAAACCATCCTTCATCTTTTAACCCACTTTTTAAGGTAAGTTGTACATAAGCTCCTAGTTTTAGGAAGTTTAATATATTCCAAATAATTTTTTTTGTAATTTTTAACATTGTAATTCCAAGAAATTTTGAACAAAATAAAGGATATAAATTTATATTTAACTTACAATTAATTGTTTTTTTTTATCTTTGCCGAAAATTATAAACTCCATAAAATAAACCCTTATATGAAAGGACCTATTTCTCAGTTCATTGACCACCATTACAGACACTTTAATGCTGCTGCTTTAAAAGATGCTGCCAACGGTTACATTAAACACCTTGCAGAAGGAGGTAAAATGATGGTTACTCTGGCAGGTGCTATGAGTACAGCCGAACTTGGTGTCTCGCTTGCCGAAATGATTCGTCAAGGGAAAGTAGATATTATTTCGTGTACTGGTGCTAACCTTGAAGAAGACTTGATGAACTTGGTTGCTCACTCTCATTACAGACGTATCCCTAATTATAGAGACCTTACACCAGAACAAGAATGGGAATTATTGGAAAAAGGTTTGAACCGTGTAACAGATACTTGTATTCCTGAAGAAGAAGCTTTCAGAAGATTACAAAAACATATTTATGAACTTTGGAAAAAGGCTGATACCAATGGTGAAAGATATTTACCACATGAGTTTATGTATCAGATGATCAATAGTGGTGTTTTAAAACAATACTACGAAATTGATCCTAAAGATAGCTGGATGGTAGCTGCTGCTGAAAGAAATTTGCCTATTGTTGTAGGTGGTTGGGAAGATAGTACCATGGGAAATATTTTTGCAAGTTATGTAATTAAAAATGATGTGAAAGCAACCACTATGAAAAGTGGTATTGAATATATGGTGTGGCTTTCTGATTGGTACAGAAACAACAGTGCTGGTAAAGGTGTTGGTTTCTTCCAAATTGGTGGTGGTATTGCTGGCGACTTCCCTATTTGTGTTGTACCCATGATGTATCAAGATTTAGAGTGGCATGATGTTCCCTTTTGGAGCTATTTCTGCCAAATTAGTGATTCTACTACTTCTTATGGTTCTTATTCGGGTGCTGTACCCAACGAGAAAATCACTTGGGGTAAATTGGA
It includes:
- a CDS encoding nicotinamidase, yielding MQKNALLIIDAQYDFCNPKGALYVQGADKDMERLSQFIQNNIFQLHQIFLSIDNHTINDIAHPSFWEDNHKKHPTPFTQIISQDVRTGKWKARFEPEKSLEYLEKLEKDGKFIHFIWNPHCLIGSLGASIDERIMQATLAWSKVSGKDYIAFYKGMYPYSEHFGIFAAQIPDETVVETQLNKNLINSLLQYEKVYVAGEAKSHCVATSIQQAIDFAPELVQKMVIIEDCMSDVAGLGYLGEPVYKKAKALGVAFINSKTFI
- a CDS encoding 3-deoxy-manno-octulosonate cytidylyltransferase, which encodes MTSILGVIPARYASTRFPAKALHEIKGKSMVQRVYEQAIQSNSLSKLVVATDHKKIYEHVIDFGGEAIMTSTKHPSGTDRCFEALQKIEGSFDYVLNIQGDEPFIQPEQIDTLAHVLLDRKGVELATLIKKIDDDETLFDPNEVKVVIDAEWEAVYFSRHPIPYLHQIPKEQWLQKFDFYKHIGMYAYRSDVLEKITQLDPSNLEQAEGLEQLRWLENSFNIRVTITDIESYCIDVPEDLEHPAIKEFIDALKN
- a CDS encoding ABC transporter ATP-binding protein; its protein translation is MESVLTINHLSKNYGKIKAVNDLSFSVPKQSIFGILGPNGSGKTTTLGMVLGVINSTSGDYSWFGESPKASLRRKIGAILETPTFYPYLSAVDNLLIVAKIKQANEKNIESVLKTVGLYERKDYAFSTFSLGMKQRLAIAAALIADPEVLILDEPTNGLDPQGIADIRNLIRDIAKQGKTIILASHLLDEVEKVCNHMIVMRSGKLLYEGKVADLLGNQNSFEVKSDSLQKLEEVAKNWNIIHKIDKTDTSLILACSDDITGASLNKYFYEQGVILSQINAHHTSLEKKFLELLND
- a CDS encoding deoxyhypusine synthase is translated as MKGPISQFIDHHYRHFNAAALKDAANGYIKHLAEGGKMMVTLAGAMSTAELGVSLAEMIRQGKVDIISCTGANLEEDLMNLVAHSHYRRIPNYRDLTPEQEWELLEKGLNRVTDTCIPEEEAFRRLQKHIYELWKKADTNGERYLPHEFMYQMINSGVLKQYYEIDPKDSWMVAAAERNLPIVVGGWEDSTMGNIFASYVIKNDVKATTMKSGIEYMVWLSDWYRNNSAGKGVGFFQIGGGIAGDFPICVVPMMYQDLEWHDVPFWSYFCQISDSTTSYGSYSGAVPNEKITWGKLDIHTPKYIVESDATIVAPLIFAYVMGL